A stretch of Acidovorax sp. RAC01 DNA encodes these proteins:
- the narJ gene encoding nitrate reductase molybdenum cofactor assembly chaperone has translation MFKKNPTSLRLTLRALGYLLSYPDAQLRSVMPQLIDALQAEQALTAERMGELKAVCEHLAALDPLEAEARYVDNFDRGRQTSLHLFEHVHGDSRDRGPALIDLLQTYEKAGLKFDAEELPDHLPVVLEFASTQPPEVAKEFLGEMAHILNALFSALVGRSSPYASVIAAVLEVSGQRVQSVALTPEPPMDEVWAEPEAFGGCSTQGQSKPEQPQPMRFVRTPRAERAPEGVSV, from the coding sequence ATGTTCAAGAAGAACCCGACCTCTTTGCGCCTGACCCTGCGCGCGCTGGGCTATTTGCTGAGCTACCCCGATGCGCAACTGCGTAGCGTGATGCCACAGCTCATCGACGCTCTGCAGGCAGAGCAAGCCCTGACGGCCGAGCGCATGGGTGAGCTGAAGGCGGTGTGCGAGCACCTGGCTGCACTCGACCCGCTGGAAGCCGAAGCCCGCTACGTGGACAACTTCGACCGCGGCCGCCAGACCTCGCTGCACCTGTTCGAGCATGTGCACGGCGACTCGCGTGACCGCGGGCCGGCGCTCATCGACCTGCTGCAGACCTACGAAAAGGCCGGCCTGAAGTTCGACGCGGAGGAGTTGCCCGACCACCTGCCCGTGGTGCTGGAGTTCGCCTCCACCCAGCCGCCTGAAGTGGCCAAGGAATTCCTGGGCGAGATGGCCCACATCCTGAACGCGCTGTTCAGCGCGCTGGTAGGCCGCAGCAGCCCCTACGCCAGCGTGATTGCCGCCGTGCTCGAAGTCTCGGGCCAGCGTGTGCAGTCGGTGGCACTCACGCCCGAGCCGCCCATGGACGAGGTCTGGGCCGAGCCCGAAGCGTTTGGCGGTTGCAGCACCCAGGGGCAGTCCAAGCCCGAGCAGCCCCAACCGATGCGTTTTGTTCGTACCCCCCGCGCAGAGCGGGCCCCGGAAGGAGTCTCCGTATGA
- the narI gene encoding respiratory nitrate reductase subunit gamma — translation MTAWLDTLLFGIYPYICLAVFFIGSWARFDRDQYTWKSDSSQLLRTGSLRWGSNLFHVGVLFLFFGHTVGMLTPHFLYEAFITAGAKQIMAMVTGGIAGVLAFIGLSILLHRRLFDERIRATSKASDILILVLLWLQLALGLATIPLSAQHLDGSMMMKLAEWGQRVVTFRSGGVELLAEAGWIFKAHMFLGMTIFLVFPFTRLVHVWSGFGTLAYLLRPYQVVRARRLNLPPGHMQSQDRRA, via the coding sequence ATGACCGCCTGGCTTGATACCCTGTTGTTCGGCATCTATCCCTACATTTGCCTGGCCGTGTTCTTCATTGGCAGCTGGGCACGGTTTGACCGCGACCAGTACACCTGGAAGAGCGACTCCTCGCAGCTGCTGCGCACCGGCAGCCTGCGCTGGGGCAGCAACCTGTTCCATGTGGGCGTGCTGTTCCTGTTCTTCGGGCACACGGTGGGCATGCTCACGCCGCACTTCCTGTACGAAGCCTTCATCACCGCAGGCGCCAAGCAGATCATGGCGATGGTGACGGGGGGTATTGCGGGTGTGCTGGCCTTCATCGGCCTGTCGATCCTGCTGCACCGCCGCCTCTTCGATGAGCGTATCCGCGCTACCTCCAAGGCCAGCGACATCCTGATCCTGGTGCTGCTGTGGCTGCAGCTGGCGCTGGGCCTGGCCACCATTCCGCTGTCGGCGCAGCATCTGGATGGCTCCATGATGATGAAGCTGGCCGAATGGGGCCAGCGCGTGGTCACCTTCCGCAGCGGCGGTGTGGAGTTGCTGGCTGAAGCCGGCTGGATCTTCAAGGCCCACATGTTCCTGGGCATGACGATCTTCCTGGTCTTCCCGTTCACCCGGCTGGTGCACGTGTGGAGCGGCTTCGGCACGCTGGCGTACTTGCTGCGCCCCTACCAGGTGGTGCGTGCGCGCCGCCTGAACCTGCCCCCGGGCCACATGCAGTCGCAAGACCGCCGCGCCTGA
- a CDS encoding peptidylprolyl isomerase, with amino-acid sequence MADAPMLVPSASVSPAGSFAAAPVARINGVALNSPQELLDEESLRQRACTELLRQAAQQAGLLSHDDAPGSGSAISADASSAIEQLLERELAIPEPSEQACRRYHDAHPAAHAQGERTHLRHVLFAVTPGVDVKQLRLRAEAMLIDLRCADDGGARFAEAAAQWSNCPSGQHGGDLGWLTRADCAPEFAREVFGSAEIGVLARLVHSRFGLHVVEVVARDPGQQPAFEEVRQAIALTLRQQAWVNALRQYLQLLAGAAVVEGVSLDAAESPLVQ; translated from the coding sequence ATGGCGGATGCGCCCATGCTGGTACCCAGCGCCAGCGTGTCGCCAGCAGGCAGCTTTGCCGCCGCACCGGTGGCGCGCATCAACGGCGTGGCGCTGAACAGCCCGCAGGAACTGCTGGACGAGGAATCCCTGCGCCAGCGCGCCTGTACCGAGCTGCTGCGCCAGGCTGCACAGCAGGCCGGCCTGCTGTCACACGACGATGCCCCGGGCAGCGGTAGCGCCATCAGCGCAGACGCGTCGAGCGCCATCGAGCAGCTGCTCGAGCGCGAGCTGGCTATCCCCGAGCCATCTGAACAAGCCTGCCGCCGCTACCACGACGCACACCCCGCAGCGCACGCCCAGGGCGAGCGCACCCACCTGCGCCACGTGCTCTTTGCCGTAACGCCCGGTGTGGATGTGAAGCAGCTGCGCCTGCGCGCCGAGGCCATGCTGATCGACCTGCGCTGCGCAGACGACGGCGGCGCCAGGTTTGCCGAAGCCGCTGCACAGTGGTCCAACTGCCCCAGCGGCCAGCACGGCGGCGACCTGGGCTGGCTCACCCGCGCGGACTGCGCCCCCGAGTTTGCCCGCGAGGTGTTTGGCAGCGCCGAGATCGGCGTGCTGGCGCGCCTGGTGCACAGCCGCTTTGGACTGCACGTGGTGGAAGTGGTGGCGCGCGACCCGGGTCAGCAGCCTGCGTTTGAAGAGGTGCGCCAGGCCATTGCGCTCACGCTGCGCCAGCAGGCCTGGGTGAACGCACTGCGCCAATACCTGCAACTGCTGGCCGGAGCGGCCGTGGTCGAAGGTGTATCGCTCGACGCTGCAGAGTCGCCACTGGTGCAGTAG
- a CDS encoding carbonic anhydrase encodes MPDELLARLRRFHDDAFPQYRQTFQALVDEGQHPTTLFIGCSDSRLVPYLLTGAGPGELFLVRNVGAFIPPYDGSHGHHGTTAAIEFAVLNLHVRRIIVCGHSHCGAIKAMYGEVSPEAPNLNRWLDLGREALLPVQPGPEALRRTEQRAVVLQLERLMEYPMVRSRVQAGQISLHGWHYVIEEGEVHVFDVQTGGFVPASLADNSGTGPYQPYVEHDGQILAE; translated from the coding sequence ATGCCCGATGAACTGCTAGCCCGCCTGCGGCGTTTCCACGACGATGCGTTCCCGCAGTACCGGCAAACCTTCCAGGCCCTGGTCGACGAGGGGCAGCACCCAACCACGCTGTTCATCGGGTGTTCCGACTCGCGCCTGGTGCCTTACCTGCTGACGGGCGCCGGGCCGGGCGAGCTGTTTCTGGTGCGCAATGTGGGGGCGTTCATCCCGCCGTACGACGGATCGCACGGCCACCATGGCACCACTGCGGCGATCGAATTCGCCGTGCTCAACCTGCATGTGCGCCGCATCATCGTGTGCGGCCACAGTCACTGTGGGGCTATCAAGGCGATGTATGGTGAGGTGTCGCCCGAGGCCCCCAACCTCAACCGCTGGCTCGACCTGGGGCGCGAAGCCTTGCTGCCCGTGCAGCCTGGCCCCGAGGCGTTGCGTCGCACCGAGCAACGCGCGGTGGTGCTGCAGCTCGAGCGCCTCATGGAGTACCCCATGGTGCGCAGCCGCGTGCAGGCAGGGCAGATAAGCCTGCATGGGTGGCACTACGTGATCGAGGAGGGCGAGGTCCATGTGTTCGACGTCCAGACCGGCGGTTTTGTGCCGGCTTCGCTGGCCGACAACAGCGGAACAGGGCCGTACCAGCCCTACGTGGAACACGACGGCCAGATCCTTGCGGAGTAG
- a CDS encoding adenosylcobalamin-dependent ribonucleoside-diphosphate reductase: MKREPTPSLTPSTSMQPISLDVLREKYLKPGETTADELYTRVARALASAEAPELRTEYEARFLANLHAGAIGAGRIMSAAGTDIQATLINCFVQPVGDCIQGVDDEGFPGIYEALREAAETMRRGGGVGYDFSRIRPKGARVKGTASMASGPCSYMNVFDQSCSTVESAGARRGAQMGVLRIDHPDVQEFITAKRTPGRWNNFNVSVGVSDAFLQAVQRGATWDLVHKARPGDDLLAQGAHQRADGQWVYATVQAQALWDTIMKSAYDFAEPGILFLGRINEDNNLRYCEEIAATNPCGEQPLPSYGCCDLGPVILPRFVRHAFGFGGVPAFDFDAFAKVVALQVRALDNVLDVTFWPLPQQREESAAKRRIGVGFTGMGNTLAMLCLRYDQPEGREMAARIAQCMRDAAYTASVALATEKGAFPKFDAAQYLAEGTFASRLPEPIKASIRQHGIRNSHLLSIAPTGTVSLAFADNASNGIEPPFSWMYKRKKRESDGSTTEYAVEDHAWRLYRELGGNVDALPDYFVSALAMSAQDHIAMMEAVQPFVDTAISKTVNIPADYPYDDFKNLYMQAWQARLKGLATYRPNAILGSVLEVHTPAPAAEAAPAPAAPATPVDPMRTVIESRPRGGLSAVAEKLEYWTQEGHKTLYLIVSFLPVPTGIGNGTVDRAIEFFMPVGQSGESQQWITSSMRMLSLAARGGFLERALSDMRKVAWDRGPVRLGTHRKDDGTVVPMWHDSEVAAMAYAIQNILARRVADPVQQQLPLEEPAAMAVPVPQSMAGKKCTECGAHAVIRKDGCDYCTQCGHLGTCG; the protein is encoded by the coding sequence ATGAAGCGCGAACCTACTCCCTCCCTCACCCCGTCCACCTCCATGCAGCCCATCAGCCTGGATGTACTGCGCGAGAAATACCTCAAGCCCGGCGAAACCACGGCCGACGAGCTTTACACCCGCGTGGCGCGGGCGCTGGCGTCTGCCGAAGCGCCTGAACTGCGCACGGAGTACGAGGCCCGGTTCCTGGCCAACCTGCACGCGGGCGCCATTGGCGCCGGCCGCATCATGAGCGCGGCGGGCACCGACATCCAGGCCACGCTCATCAACTGCTTCGTACAGCCAGTGGGTGACTGCATCCAGGGTGTGGACGATGAAGGCTTTCCGGGCATCTACGAGGCCCTTCGCGAGGCGGCCGAAACCATGCGGCGCGGCGGCGGCGTGGGGTATGACTTTTCTCGCATCCGCCCCAAGGGAGCGCGGGTCAAGGGCACCGCCTCGATGGCATCGGGCCCCTGCAGCTACATGAACGTGTTCGACCAGTCCTGCTCCACGGTCGAGAGCGCGGGCGCGCGCCGCGGCGCGCAGATGGGCGTGCTGCGCATCGACCACCCGGACGTGCAGGAATTCATCACCGCCAAGCGCACGCCCGGGCGCTGGAACAACTTCAACGTGTCGGTGGGCGTGTCCGATGCTTTCCTGCAGGCCGTGCAGCGCGGCGCCACCTGGGACCTCGTCCACAAGGCCCGCCCCGGCGACGACCTGCTCGCCCAGGGCGCGCACCAGCGGGCCGATGGCCAGTGGGTGTACGCCACCGTGCAGGCCCAGGCGCTGTGGGACACCATCATGAAGTCCGCATACGACTTCGCCGAGCCCGGCATCCTGTTTCTGGGGCGTATCAACGAAGACAACAACCTGCGCTACTGCGAGGAGATTGCGGCGACGAACCCCTGCGGCGAGCAACCACTTCCGTCCTACGGCTGCTGCGACCTCGGCCCCGTGATCCTGCCGCGCTTTGTGCGCCATGCGTTCGGCTTCGGTGGCGTGCCCGCATTCGATTTTGACGCCTTTGCCAAAGTGGTAGCACTGCAGGTGCGCGCGCTCGACAACGTGCTGGATGTGACCTTCTGGCCCCTGCCGCAGCAGCGCGAAGAATCTGCCGCCAAGCGGCGCATTGGCGTGGGCTTTACCGGCATGGGCAACACGCTGGCCATGCTGTGCCTGCGCTACGACCAGCCCGAAGGCCGCGAGATGGCCGCGCGCATTGCCCAATGCATGCGCGATGCGGCGTACACCGCCTCGGTGGCGCTGGCCACCGAGAAGGGCGCGTTCCCCAAGTTTGACGCTGCGCAGTACCTGGCCGAAGGCACCTTTGCCAGCCGCCTGCCCGAGCCGATCAAGGCGTCCATCCGCCAGCATGGCATCCGCAACAGCCATCTGTTGTCGATTGCGCCCACGGGCACGGTGAGCCTGGCCTTTGCCGACAACGCCTCCAACGGCATCGAGCCACCGTTTTCGTGGATGTACAAGCGCAAGAAGCGTGAATCCGACGGCAGCACCACCGAGTACGCGGTGGAAGACCATGCCTGGCGCCTGTACCGCGAACTGGGTGGCAATGTGGATGCGCTGCCCGACTACTTCGTCTCGGCGCTGGCCATGTCCGCGCAGGACCACATCGCCATGATGGAAGCCGTGCAGCCCTTTGTGGACACGGCGATTTCCAAGACGGTGAACATCCCGGCCGATTACCCGTACGACGACTTCAAGAACCTGTACATGCAGGCCTGGCAGGCGCGCTTGAAGGGTCTGGCGACGTACCGGCCCAACGCCATTCTGGGATCGGTGCTGGAAGTGCACACCCCGGCGCCGGCTGCCGAGGCCGCGCCAGCGCCTGCAGCACCCGCCACGCCGGTGGACCCGATGCGCACCGTGATCGAAAGCCGCCCGCGCGGTGGCCTGTCGGCCGTGGCCGAAAAGCTCGAATACTGGACGCAGGAAGGCCACAAGACGCTGTACCTCATCGTCTCGTTCCTGCCCGTGCCCACCGGCATCGGCAACGGCACCGTGGATCGCGCCATCGAATTTTTCATGCCCGTGGGGCAAAGCGGCGAGTCGCAGCAGTGGATCACCTCCAGCATGCGCATGCTGTCGCTGGCGGCGCGTGGCGGGTTCCTGGAGCGGGCGCTGTCCGATATGCGCAAGGTGGCGTGGGACCGCGGCCCCGTGCGCCTGGGCACGCACCGCAAGGACGACGGCACCGTGGTGCCCATGTGGCACGACTCCGAAGTGGCGGCCATGGCCTATGCCATCCAGAACATCCTGGCGCGCCGCGTGGCCGACCCCGTGCAGCAGCAGCTGCCGCTGGAGGAACCCGCTGCCATGGCCGTGCCCGTACCCCAGTCCATGGCTGGCAAGAAGTGCACCGAATGCGGCGCCCATGCCGTGATCCGCAAGGACGGCTGCGACTACTGCACGCAGTGCGGGCATCTCGGGACTTGCGGATGA
- a CDS encoding NnrS family protein produces the protein MSRTIPIARAKPTAQAIAQQDAAWRPRYLMLAPHRLGFFLAMLVLVASGGWWAAVQVARSTGWWSMYYAMSPTTIHAAVMVLGFIPLFFSGFLFTAGPKWLGVDALPTRSIAAPLGLQALGWLLWLAGAHWRIGASLAGLALAGLGLAWMTALFLGRVRASRAEDQVHARVIAVGCAVGCLCVAGLWLSLAFGTHALSRAFIYSALWGFVVVVYVSVAHRMIPFFTSSAMPMVQAWRPFWLLWLMLGAALMQVVAAWLEWAGVPVVGAGPPWTLVLGTLQLLVGGVLVWLACVWGLVQSLRNRLLAMLHIGFGWLGVAFVLAGASHWLAWGLGLGVLGLGALHALTMGCLASLMLAMVTRVSCGHSGRALVADRTAWTLFWLLQAAAVLRIGAEVPGMFGVAWAWLLPTAALLWAGTMAVWGVRLGGWYGRLRADGRPG, from the coding sequence ATGAGCCGCACCATCCCCATTGCGCGTGCCAAGCCCACGGCGCAGGCCATCGCGCAGCAGGATGCTGCCTGGCGCCCGCGTTACCTCATGCTGGCGCCGCACCGGCTGGGGTTCTTCCTGGCCATGCTGGTGCTGGTGGCGTCGGGCGGCTGGTGGGCGGCGGTGCAGGTGGCGCGATCCACCGGCTGGTGGAGCATGTACTACGCCATGTCGCCCACCACGATCCATGCCGCAGTGATGGTGCTGGGGTTCATTCCGCTGTTTTTTTCGGGCTTCCTGTTCACTGCGGGCCCCAAGTGGCTGGGTGTGGATGCACTGCCCACGCGGTCCATTGCCGCGCCGCTGGGGCTGCAGGCGCTGGGCTGGCTGCTGTGGCTGGCAGGTGCGCACTGGCGCATCGGCGCCTCGCTGGCCGGGCTGGCGCTGGCGGGGCTGGGGCTGGCGTGGATGACGGCGCTGTTTCTGGGCCGCGTGCGCGCCAGTCGGGCAGAGGATCAGGTCCATGCCCGGGTGATTGCCGTTGGTTGCGCAGTGGGTTGCCTGTGTGTGGCGGGCCTGTGGCTGAGTCTGGCCTTTGGCACGCATGCGCTGTCGCGGGCGTTCATCTATTCGGCCCTGTGGGGCTTTGTCGTGGTGGTGTACGTGAGCGTGGCGCACCGCATGATTCCGTTTTTCACGTCCAGCGCCATGCCCATGGTGCAGGCGTGGCGGCCGTTCTGGTTGCTGTGGCTGATGCTGGGCGCAGCGCTCATGCAGGTGGTGGCGGCGTGGCTGGAATGGGCTGGCGTGCCGGTGGTGGGCGCGGGCCCGCCGTGGACGCTGGTGCTGGGCACGCTGCAGCTGCTGGTGGGGGGCGTGCTGGTGTGGCTGGCCTGCGTGTGGGGCCTGGTGCAAAGCCTCAGGAACCGGCTGCTGGCCATGCTGCACATCGGTTTTGGTTGGCTGGGCGTGGCATTTGTGCTGGCGGGTGCCTCGCACTGGCTGGCCTGGGGCTTGGGCCTGGGCGTGCTGGGTCTGGGCGCCCTGCACGCGCTCACCATGGGTTGCCTGGCGTCGCTGATGCTGGCCATGGTCACGCGCGTGTCGTGCGGCCACAGCGGCCGTGCCCTGGTGGCCGACCGCACCGCCTGGACGCTGTTCTGGCTGTTGCAGGCAGCTGCGGTGCTGCGCATTGGTGCCGAGGTGCCGGGCATGTTTGGCGTGGCCTGGGCCTGGCTGCTGCCCACCGCGGCCCTGCTGTGGGCGGGCACCATGGCGGTGTGGGGCGTGCGGCTGGGCGGCTGGTACGGCCGCCTGCGCGCCGATGGCCGGCCCGGCTGA
- a CDS encoding nitroreductase family protein, giving the protein MAVIPWPLNQTLPAAPAAEDDIATMAAALIQSRQTILPKRLAAPGPGPDELAQILSAAAHAPDHGQLVPWRFVLVPEASRPALAEVFAQALVERDPAATPEQIEQAREKAFRSPVLMLAVVDTQSGDPEVDAAERLVSAGCAVQNMLLMATAQGYGSALTSGKALKSHSLRALFQVAPTEQALCFISIGTVQSRKAARARPAVRRYVSTLDARRGVVPGF; this is encoded by the coding sequence ATGGCTGTCATTCCCTGGCCCCTGAACCAAACCCTGCCGGCTGCGCCCGCTGCAGAAGACGACATCGCGACCATGGCGGCCGCGCTCATCCAGTCGCGCCAGACCATCTTGCCCAAGCGGCTCGCAGCGCCGGGCCCGGGTCCGGACGAGCTGGCGCAGATCCTGAGTGCCGCGGCCCACGCGCCCGACCATGGCCAGCTGGTGCCCTGGCGCTTTGTGCTGGTGCCCGAGGCCAGCCGCCCTGCGCTGGCCGAGGTGTTTGCGCAGGCGCTGGTCGAGCGTGACCCCGCGGCCACGCCCGAGCAGATCGAGCAGGCGCGCGAGAAGGCCTTCCGTTCGCCCGTGCTCATGCTGGCGGTGGTTGATACCCAGAGCGGCGACCCCGAAGTGGACGCTGCCGAGCGGCTGGTGTCGGCCGGCTGCGCCGTGCAGAACATGCTGCTGATGGCCACGGCGCAGGGCTATGGCTCGGCGCTCACCAGCGGCAAGGCGCTCAAGTCGCACAGCCTGCGGGCGCTGTTCCAGGTGGCACCCACAGAGCAGGCGCTGTGCTTCATCAGCATCGGCACGGTGCAGTCGCGCAAGGCTGCGCGTGCCCGGCCTGCCGTGCGCCGCTACGTGAGCACACTGGACGCACGCCGTGGCGTGGTGCCCGGGTTTTGA
- a CDS encoding ribonucleotide reductase subunit alpha, which produces MEITSFDDLLMAARQQPEPQRLLFVFAAAELPDDATPAQRARFEAGQGGALVPRMCVDKTPQELPSFAALVDEAQQFTAPGHDWIIVFAAALSGTLHKAPTSADAEAPLQRMVDAIKGGAHGAYIPFDRSGQPVRFG; this is translated from the coding sequence ATGGAAATTACCAGCTTTGACGACCTGCTGATGGCCGCCCGCCAGCAGCCCGAGCCCCAGCGCCTGCTGTTTGTGTTTGCCGCAGCCGAGCTGCCCGACGATGCCACCCCCGCCCAGCGCGCGCGTTTCGAGGCCGGGCAGGGCGGCGCGCTGGTGCCACGGATGTGCGTGGACAAGACGCCGCAGGAGCTGCCCTCGTTTGCCGCGCTGGTGGACGAGGCACAGCAGTTCACCGCCCCCGGCCACGACTGGATCATCGTGTTTGCCGCAGCCCTATCGGGCACGCTCCACAAGGCGCCCACCAGCGCCGACGCCGAGGCCCCGCTGCAGCGCATGGTCGATGCCATCAAGGGCGGCGCGCACGGCGCCTACATCCCGTTTGACCGCAGCGGGCAGCCGGTGCGGTTTGGCTGA